The Treponema sp. Marseille-Q3903 genomic interval ATGGTAATTCCAAAGCGTTTTTTATTTTAAATTTACACAATCCGATAATATAATATCAAAGATGGATACAACAACTTTAATTTCAAAAAAACAGCTTAAAGAAAATTATGAATCATATTCAAGTTATTTTACAGATATAATGAATGGTATAGTTGAAATTTTGCAAGACAAAATAAAACTTTCAACTCAGCCAACATATAAAAGTCGTGTAAAAAGCTTTAACAGTTATTATAAAAAAATATTGCGGTTAAAATCCGACCAGATTGAAAAAAATGAATTGCTGATTTACCTTTCAGACATGATGGGAATCCGCATGATTTGCGCATTCCTTGAAGATATAAACATAGGTCTTGAACAGATAAAAAAAGTATTCGAAATAGAAGAAGTTGAAATAAAAGGTGCCGAAAAAAAATTCAGCGAATTCGGATATGAATCAATTCACGTTTTAATAAAAATTCCAAAAGAATTAAAAAGCAAAATCGATAGCAAATATAAAGGGCTTCCGTCAATTTCCGACCAACTTGTTTGTGAAATTCAGATACGAACAATTCTTCAAGATGCATGGGCAGAAGTCGAGCATGAATTGATTTACAAGACAGAATTCAATCCTTTTGATATTCCTCTCCGACGAAAACTTGCATCGATAAACGCTTCATTGACTTTGGCAGATATAACATTTCAGGAAATACGCGATTATCAGAATAAGCTACAGAGAGAACTTGATGAGCGACGCCGTTCCTTTTACAACATTGCAGATGGCTTTTTGAATGAGAAAAAAGAACGACTTGATGAAAATATTTCGAGAGTAACCCCTTACGTTCAGGGGACAATAGACGATCTGCTTTTAAGGGCGATACAAGCTCATAACGAAGGACATCTATTTGAAGCTGTCGAAATCTATACTCGTATTATTGACGTAGTTCCTAAAAGCGATAAAAACATCCTTGCTGTCATCACAAAACATCGCGGTATGGCATATTTTGCTATGAATAAACTCGACGAAGCGCTTGCTGATTTTGAGGAGAGCATCAAAAATGATCCAACTGCGTTCCGTTCTTATTATTACAAGGGAATTGTCTATTCAATCATGAAAAAATATGATCAAGCGATTGAATGCTACAACAAATCTCTTGAAATAAATGATTTTCAGGCTCATACGCATTTCAGGCGTGCAATTGCGTGGTACGAAAAAGGCGAGTATGAAAAATCGATGAATGACCTTGATGTATCTATTAAACTTGGAATTGATACTGATGAATGCAAAACACTTCAAGATAAACTTGTCAAAAAGTTCGGTATGAATATGTAATTTTATAGAAAAATGGCATTATACATATTGACGAAAAAAAAAGTATCTGCTATATTAAAGCAGTCGTAATAAATGATGCTTGTCTCCTTCGTCTAGTGGTTAGGACATCGGGTTTTCATCCCGACAACAGCAGTTCAATTCTGCTAGGAGATGTTTCAAAGCCTTGTGAGTTTTCTTGCAAGGCTTTTTTTTTGCTTAAATTTAATTTAATGCATATGGGTGGAAAATGGACGTATCAAAATATCTTTCAAATGAAGTCAGAAAGAACCTCAAAGAAGGAATAGAAGACGCTGGCG includes:
- a CDS encoding tetratricopeptide repeat protein produces the protein MDTTTLISKKQLKENYESYSSYFTDIMNGIVEILQDKIKLSTQPTYKSRVKSFNSYYKKILRLKSDQIEKNELLIYLSDMMGIRMICAFLEDINIGLEQIKKVFEIEEVEIKGAEKKFSEFGYESIHVLIKIPKELKSKIDSKYKGLPSISDQLVCEIQIRTILQDAWAEVEHELIYKTEFNPFDIPLRRKLASINASLTLADITFQEIRDYQNKLQRELDERRRSFYNIADGFLNEKKERLDENISRVTPYVQGTIDDLLLRAIQAHNEGHLFEAVEIYTRIIDVVPKSDKNILAVITKHRGMAYFAMNKLDEALADFEESIKNDPTAFRSYYYKGIVYSIMKKYDQAIECYNKSLEINDFQAHTHFRRAIAWYEKGEYEKSMNDLDVSIKLGIDTDECKTLQDKLVKKFGMNM